AGTCCCGCGGGCGAAGCGGCGACGACGGGTTTGCTCGGGGCGGCGGGCGGTGCCGCGCTGGGAGCCATCGTCGGCGCCTTCTCCGGCGGTGCCGGAACGGGTGCGGCCATCGGTGCCGCGACGGGCGGTGCGGTGGGCGCCGGTGCCGGCGGCGTCAGCGGCGTCAGCGAGCAGAAGCGCATCATCAACAACTGCCTGCGCGGGCGCGGCTACAACGTCTTGAACAGCTGACGTTCCGCCGGCGGTTTTGCTTGGGTCCGGCGAAACAATCCCTCGCTTGCCTTGGCCCCGGGCGCCGGCCCACGATGTCGAGCTTGCCGGATATCTTGCGCGCATCGAGAAGGAGCCGCCCATGACCGAGACGCCCGCCAGGACCTGGCGCACCGACGGCGTGCAGGTCATCCCCGGTTCCTCGCTCGATCCGAACACCGCGCAGACGCCGGGCATGTCGCGCGCGACCGCGATCAATTTCGCGCGGGCCGGCGCGCAGAAGATCTGGGCCGGTACCGTCACCATCGCGCCCAACGCCAAGACCGGCGCACATCATCACGGCGCCCTCGAGAGCGTGATCTATGTGGTGCGCGGCCGTGCCCGCATGCGCTGGGGCGAGAAGCTGGAGTTCGTGGCGGAGGCGGGACCCGGCGATTTCATCTTCATCCCGCCCTATGTGCCGCATCAGGAAATCAACGCCGATCCCGGCGAGCCGCTCGAATGCGTGCTCGTGCGCAGCGACCAGGAACCGGTGGTGGTCAATCTCGACATCGAACCGGTCGAGCGCCCGGAGTCCGTCGCCTGGATCGATCCGATCCACCGCCATCCGCATAAGTGAGCTCGGCAGCGATTGTCGGGCGATCTCGTCCCTTACCCCACGCACATATCTGATGCCCTCCGTGAAAGCGGGGTTACTTCCGCGGTGCTTGAGAAAATCTCGTGGCGCCCCAAATGGGCGGAAAGCGCTACAAAGAGAGGCCGCGCCGCATCCCAGAGACCGTGACGATGGATCTTTTCACGCCGATCACGATCGGCCCCTTGCGTCTGCCGAACCGCATCGTCATGGCGCCGATGACGCGCAACCGCGCGAGCGACGATCAGGTGCCGACGCCGGCCATGGCCACCTACTACGCGCAACGGGCCAGCGGCGGCCTGATCGTGACCGAGGCCAGCCAGATTTCGCACCACGCCGTCGGCTATCCCCGCACACCGGGCATCCATAACGAGGCCCAGATCGACGGCTGGCGCCGCGTCACCGACGCCGTCCATGCGGCGGGGGGCCGGATCTTTCTGCAGCTCTGGCACGCGGGCCGCGCGTCGCACCCGTCGTTGCTGCCGGAGCGGGCCCTGCCGGTGGCGCCCTCCGCCATTCCGGCCAATGGCAAAGCCTTCACGGCCGATGGGTTCCTGCCCTTCCCGACGCCCCGAGCGCTCGAGGCGGGCGAGATCGCCGAGATCGTCGCCGACTTCAATGCGGCGGCCTGGCGTGCCTGCATGGCCGGTTTCGACGGGGTCGAGATCCATGCCGGCAATGGCTATCTCATCGATCAGTTCCTGCGCGACGGGTCGAACCGGCGGACGGATCGATATGGCGGCAGCGTCGCCAATCGCGTCCGCTTTCTGCGGGAGGTCACGGAGGCCGTCATCGGCGGCTGGAGCGCGGAGCGCGTCGGCGTGCGGCTGTCGCCGACGCAGAGCTTCAACGATATGAGCGATTCCGATCCGGCCACCACCTTCGCCCATGCGGCGCGCGAACTGTCGCCGCTCGGGCTCGCCTATCTTCACGTCGTGGAAGCCGTGACCGGCAGCGAGGCGGGGCAGGCCCCGCTCATTGCGCCGCTGCTGCGGCGCGCCTTCCAAGGGCCGCTGATCCTGAACGGGGGATACACCCACGCGCTGGCCCAGGCGGCGATCGCGTCCGGCGAGGCCGATCTGATCTCGTTCGGGGCGGCCTTCCTCGCCAATCCGGATCTTCCCGAGCGGCTGCGCCGCCAGGCGCCGCTCAACCCGGCGGACCGCAAGACCTTCTATGGCGGCGACGAGCGCGGCTATACCGACTATTCCACCCTGTCGGATCCGACGGCCGCCGGGCGCTGAAGCCGCTCGGAAATCACGAGGGCTCGACCGTCTCGCGGGCGAAGTCGCGACCCAGCGCCCGCGCGCGCAGCAGCAGTTCCGCGCGCATCGCATCGGACTCCTTCGAATTTATCAGCAGCTCCAGCCGGCCGTTCCGGACCTTGCAATAGTCCAGCACGCCCTGGACCAGCTGGATCTCCATGGCGCCGCGATAGCCGCGGGGTCCGTCATAGTTCTTGGCCGTGCCCGCGGCGACGCCGATGAGCAATCCCTGCTCCAGCCGGAGCTGGCTCTGGCTATAGGCCCAGCCGCGATTCCAGACGCGGTCGATCCACCCCTTCAGCATCGCCGGGACCGACCACCACCAGACGGGGAACACCATGGCGATGGCGTCGTGGCGTTCGACCCGGGCCTGTTCCGCCAGGACCGCATCGGAAAAGCGCTTGGGCTGATACCAATCGGGCTCGTCGGGCGGGAAGACCAGAGGATCGAAGCCCTCGGCATAGAGATCGGCCAGCTCGCCGCCATGGCCGCTCTCCGCCAGTCCCGCGCGGAATTCATGCGCGACGCCGGCCGTGAAGGAATCGGAGCGCGGATGGCAGAGAACGGTCAGCACTTGCATCGAGACTTCCCCCAGGCGTGGTGATTTATTTCTTCTCGTCCTTCGAATCGAAGGGGAGGGAAGCCGAGTTGATGCAGTCG
The nucleotide sequence above comes from Hypericibacter terrae. Encoded proteins:
- a CDS encoding NAD(P)H oxidoreductase, which codes for MQVLTVLCHPRSDSFTAGVAHEFRAGLAESGHGGELADLYAEGFDPLVFPPDEPDWYQPKRFSDAVLAEQARVERHDAIAMVFPVWWWSVPAMLKGWIDRVWNRGWAYSQSQLRLEQGLLIGVAAGTAKNYDGPRGYRGAMEIQLVQGVLDYCKVRNGRLELLINSKESDAMRAELLLRARALGRDFARETVEPS
- a CDS encoding glycine zipper family protein gives rise to the protein MRRVASLALILILAGCAQSYQPVVDTKGVDNAKYQQDLSECRQYAEQVSPAGEAATTGLLGAAGGAALGAIVGAFSGGAGTGAAIGAATGGAVGAGAGGVSGVSEQKRIINNCLRGRGYNVLNS
- a CDS encoding alkene reductase; its protein translation is MDLFTPITIGPLRLPNRIVMAPMTRNRASDDQVPTPAMATYYAQRASGGLIVTEASQISHHAVGYPRTPGIHNEAQIDGWRRVTDAVHAAGGRIFLQLWHAGRASHPSLLPERALPVAPSAIPANGKAFTADGFLPFPTPRALEAGEIAEIVADFNAAAWRACMAGFDGVEIHAGNGYLIDQFLRDGSNRRTDRYGGSVANRVRFLREVTEAVIGGWSAERVGVRLSPTQSFNDMSDSDPATTFAHAARELSPLGLAYLHVVEAVTGSEAGQAPLIAPLLRRAFQGPLILNGGYTHALAQAAIASGEADLISFGAAFLANPDLPERLRRQAPLNPADRKTFYGGDERGYTDYSTLSDPTAAGR
- a CDS encoding cupin domain-containing protein, translated to MTETPARTWRTDGVQVIPGSSLDPNTAQTPGMSRATAINFARAGAQKIWAGTVTIAPNAKTGAHHHGALESVIYVVRGRARMRWGEKLEFVAEAGPGDFIFIPPYVPHQEINADPGEPLECVLVRSDQEPVVVNLDIEPVERPESVAWIDPIHRHPHK